Part of the Gemmatimonadales bacterium genome, GCGACGTTCGACGGTGTGCTCGTCATCACCGACGCGACGACGGCGACGGGGAAGGCGGACTATCTCGGCGCCAATACCAGTTCGATCGATGCGATGAACCAGCTCGAGTCGACGCTGTCACACGTGCTGATGACGCGCCGCCTGGAGCGATCGGGGGTCGATCCGAAGCTCGTTGCCGGCGCAATGACCCGCGCAGATCTCTCGACAACGAAGGTGTCGGACGGGAAAGCCACCGGCCAGAGCGGTGCGGAATCGTTCGCGATCGCGTACTTCATGGGGTTCCTCCTGTACTTCGTTGTCACGATCTATGGCCAGCAGACGTTGACGTCGGTGATCGAAGAGAAGAGTTCGCGGATCATGGAGGTGCTGGCGTCTTCGCTGCGACCGTTCCAGATGCTCCTCGGCAAGGTGATTGGCGTGGGGTCGGTGGGGCTGTTCCAGATGACGATCTGGGCGGCGACCTTTTTTTTCGTGTCACGCGATCGCGCTCAGCTCGCCGGTCTCTTCCACGTGAGCCCTGCGGCAATGCAGCAGTTGCCGATACCGACGATGCCGGTCGGATTGCTGGTGGTATTTCTGGTGTATTTCGTTCTCGGGTTCCTGCTGTACGGGGCGCTGTACGCTGCGATCGGCTCGATGTGCAATACGGTCAAGGATGCGCAGCAGTACATGATGCTGGTGACGATGGTGCTGGTCTTCGGATTTTTCGGCGTGTTCGCGCTGATGCGCGACCCGACCGGCAGCTTCGGGGTGACGCTATCGATCGTGCCGTTTGTTTCACAGTTCGCGATGCCGGTGCGGTGGTCGCTGGCGGCGGTGCCGGCGGTGCAACTCGTGATGTCGCTGATTTTCAGCGTGATTGCGCTGCTGGGTGTGACGTGGCTCGCAGGGCGGATCTACCGGACAGGGATCCTGATGTACGGCAAGAAGCCGACGCTGGTCGAAGTCGCGCGGTGGATCAGAGCGAAGTAGTCGCGGAGCGCAGGTGATCGGTGCGGGGGCTCCGGGGGACGGGGCCCTCGTTCGTTTGCGATCACCCGAAGGCGGTGGGCGGTTGCTGGAACGCACGGAGTGACAACCGAACGCGAGCTCGAGGCCAACTTTTCACTGGCATAAACTGCTGTAATGTATTACTGCGTACGTGGTTACTGCTTAAGATAGCGAGGTGTTGCCGGCCAGTTGCACGTGAAACAGCGCAGTAAGTCGGAGATTGCGCCAGTTCTTGGCGATCGATATGTTTTTCCGCTCGCGTCACCCGGATTCAGTGCCGATGCCTCGTACCATAGCCATTGCTAATCAGAAGGGCGGGGTGGGGAAGACCACCACCTCGGTCAATCTTGCGGCCTCGCTGGCGATCGCCGAGCGGAGGACGTTGCTGATCGATGCCGACCCGCAGGGGAACGCGACGTCGGGTGTCGGTATCGACAAACCGGCGCTGGCCAAGTCGCTCTACGACGTCCTGATCAACAAGGTCCCCGCGCTGGAAGTGGTGCGGCCAGATATCAATCTGCCATTCCTCAATGTCCTGCCGGCAACGCAAGACCTGGTTGGAGCGGAGTTGGAGCTGATCGGGCTCCCCGGCCGCGAGCTCATTCTCCGGAACGCGCTCGAACCGCTGCGGTCTGAATTCGACTACATCCTCATCGATTGTCCCCCGTCCCTGGGTCTGGTCACGCTCAACGTCCTGACCGCTGCCGATGCCGTGATCATCCCGATCCAGTGCGAGTATTACGCGCTCGAAGGGATTTCGCAGCTCCTGAACACGATTCGCCTTGTCCAGCAGAATTTCAACCAGGAGATCCAGATCGACGGGGTCCTCCTGACCATGTTCGACAACCGGCTCAATCTTTCGCGGCAAGTCGTTGGCGAAGCGAGAGAATACTTCGGCGCCAAGGTGTTCCGCACCGTGATCCCCCGAAACGTCAGGCTTGCCGAGGCGCCGTCGTTCGGCAAACCGATCCTGCTATACGACGTACAATCGGTTGGCGCCAAGAGCTATATGTCGGTCGCGCAGGAATTGATGAAACGAACTGACGCGCTCTCGAATGGACGCACACCGGAGGGGGGATGAACGAGTCGAAGCGCCTGGGCAGGGGGCTCGAAGCACTTCTTGGCCCGATGTCCCGCGAACAGGCAGAGGCATCTGGAGCCCTGCGTGATGTGGCTGTGGGCTCGATCTCTCCGAACCCCTACCAGCCCCGCCGGTCCTTTGACGAGGAAGGGCTCGCCGAACTCGCGGCATCGATCGATACCTCGGGTCTGCTCCAGCCGATCATCGTGCGCTCGGTAGGCTCCCGGTTCGAGCTGATCGCCGGCGAACGCCGCTGGCGGGCAGTTCAGCGGCTCGGATGGGCCAAAGTGCCCGCAATCGTCCGGGATTTTGACGATCGAACCGCCCTGTCGCTCGCCCTCATCGAAAATCTCCAGCGCGACGATCTCAGCGCACTCGATGCCGCTCATGGTTATCAGCGCCTCGTCAGCGATTTCCAGCTCGCCCCAGCCGAGGTGGCGAAACTGGTCGGCAAAGACAGATCAACTGTCGCTAACACATTGCGTTTATTGAAGTTACCGCTAGATGTTCAGGGCCTTCTCGAGTCTCGCAAGCTGACGGAGGG contains:
- a CDS encoding ABC transporter permease — protein: MNKLFAVIRREFIARVRTKAFMISTVILPVFIVAITIVPALMMRGSSRTMHIAIADGTTDSVGNVVAADLKAITITPGDEPMPAYTVDLYHGAGHIDALRDSLVSRTARDRAIDPATFDGVLVITDATTATGKADYLGANTSSIDAMNQLESTLSHVLMTRRLERSGVDPKLVAGAMTRADLSTTKVSDGKATGQSGAESFAIAYFMGFLLYFVVTIYGQQTLTSVIEEKSSRIMEVLASSLRPFQMLLGKVIGVGSVGLFQMTIWAATFFFVSRDRAQLAGLFHVSPAAMQQLPIPTMPVGLLVVFLVYFVLGFLLYGALYAAIGSMCNTVKDAQQYMMLVTMVLVFGFFGVFALMRDPTGSFGVTLSIVPFVSQFAMPVRWSLAAVPAVQLVMSLIFSVIALLGVTWLAGRIYRTGILMYGKKPTLVEVARWIRAK
- a CDS encoding AAA family ATPase, with translation MPRTIAIANQKGGVGKTTTSVNLAASLAIAERRTLLIDADPQGNATSGVGIDKPALAKSLYDVLINKVPALEVVRPDINLPFLNVLPATQDLVGAELELIGLPGRELILRNALEPLRSEFDYILIDCPPSLGLVTLNVLTAADAVIIPIQCEYYALEGISQLLNTIRLVQQNFNQEIQIDGVLLTMFDNRLNLSRQVVGEAREYFGAKVFRTVIPRNVRLAEAPSFGKPILLYDVQSVGAKSYMSVAQELMKRTDALSNGRTPEGG
- a CDS encoding ParB/RepB/Spo0J family partition protein, translating into MNESKRLGRGLEALLGPMSREQAEASGALRDVAVGSISPNPYQPRRSFDEEGLAELAASIDTSGLLQPIIVRSVGSRFELIAGERRWRAVQRLGWAKVPAIVRDFDDRTALSLALIENLQRDDLSALDAAHGYQRLVSDFQLAPAEVAKLVGKDRSTVANTLRLLKLPLDVQGLLESRKLTEGHARALLAITDMAKVSKLAHQVVERGWSVREVEALVRGESPDLRRTRMMKKPAAHKPATGDARRVEDALRQHLGTDVRLTAKRRGRGLVSISYYSNDDLARLLEVILGHPFQG